A section of the Acropora muricata isolate sample 2 chromosome 4, ASM3666990v1, whole genome shotgun sequence genome encodes:
- the LOC136915727 gene encoding ras-related protein Rap1-like, with protein MRKMSLSVKSRMRKVGEKWRNSVDTLPLPRNVYNVVVLGAGGVGKTALVTRFVKKEFMERHVPTVEDLYEKPIHLRKGVSAFLQVLDTAGTYHFPAMRKVTLQFGDAFILVYSVNDSDSLNEALKLQQEIYAAKGRDDVPMVLVGNKCDLASGTDKHLESHALASSLSRGKNCILAETSAKFDVNVTGVFTALMAQVALANSPVLKPKRSSFRNRKHSAP; from the coding sequence ATGCGCAAAATGTCTTTGAGCGTAAAGAGTCGAATGCGAAAAGTGGGGGAGAAGTGGCGCAATTCAGTGGACACGCTTCCTCTCCCAAGAAACGTTTACAACGTGGTTGTGCTCGGCGCTGGCGGCGTGGGAAAGACTGCACTTGTAACGCGCTTTGTCAAGAAGGAATTCATGGAGCGCCACGTCCCGACAGTTGAGGATTTGTACGAGAAACCGATTCACCTGAGGAAGGGTGTTAGTGCTTTTTTACAAGTTTTAGACACAGCGGGGACTTACCATTTTCCTGCCATGAGAAAAGTGACTTTACAATTTGGAGATGCTTTCATTCTTGTATATTCAGTAAATGACAGTGATTCACTCAACGAAGCGCTCAAACTGCAGCAGGAAATTTATGCGGCGAAGGGCAGAGATGATGTGCCTATGGTGTTAGTAGGAAACAAGTGCGATCTGGCTTCAGGGACTGACAAACACTTGGAAAGCCACGCGCTGGCTTCGAGTCTTTCGCGTGGGAAAAATTGTATTTTAGCGGAGACGTCAGCCAAATTTGACGTCAACGTTACCGGCGTGTTCACAGCTCTGATGGCGCAGGTTGCGTTAGCGAACAGCCCCGTGTTAAAGCCCAAGAGAAGCAGCTTTAGGAACAGAAAACATAGCGCGCCATAG